In the Armatimonadia bacterium genome, one interval contains:
- a CDS encoding PfkB family carbohydrate kinase → MRSPVLIVGSVALDSVETPFGKVEQALGGAGTYASTAASLLAPVRLVGVIGDDFPAEALETLADRGVDLEGVQRVPGGKSFHWAGRYEYDMSSAITLDTQLNVFGEFNPVIPDSFTDSPFVFLANIQPSLQLSVLDQVRSPRFTMCDTMNFWISSAREELLQVLARVDLALLNDAEVRQLTGTPNLARAAEQVLALGPRYVVIKKGEYGASLVSQEGQFCLPCYPLPEVHDPTGAGDSFAGGLIGFLSWLGTTDEPSLRQALACGTVLASACVQEFSLEGLHRLTVGDLYQRYQQLRHMTEFCDLPSVG, encoded by the coding sequence ATGAGAAGTCCCGTTCTGATTGTTGGCTCCGTTGCGCTGGACAGCGTCGAGACGCCCTTCGGTAAGGTCGAGCAGGCCCTTGGCGGCGCGGGCACCTACGCCTCCACGGCAGCGAGTCTGCTGGCTCCCGTGCGTCTGGTGGGAGTGATCGGCGACGATTTCCCTGCGGAGGCCCTTGAGACCCTGGCCGACCGTGGCGTCGACCTTGAGGGCGTCCAGCGGGTTCCCGGCGGTAAGTCCTTCCACTGGGCCGGACGCTACGAGTACGACATGAGCTCGGCGATCACCCTCGACACCCAGTTGAACGTGTTCGGCGAGTTCAACCCGGTGATCCCGGACAGCTTCACCGATAGCCCCTTTGTGTTCCTGGCCAACATCCAGCCCTCGCTGCAGCTCTCGGTGCTCGACCAGGTGCGGTCGCCGCGCTTCACCATGTGCGACACGATGAACTTTTGGATCAGCAGCGCCCGGGAGGAGTTGCTGCAGGTTCTGGCGCGCGTCGACCTGGCGCTGCTCAACGATGCCGAGGTCCGGCAGTTGACCGGCACGCCCAACCTTGCCAGGGCCGCCGAGCAGGTCCTTGCTCTGGGTCCGCGTTACGTAGTCATCAAGAAGGGCGAGTACGGGGCCTCGCTGGTGTCGCAGGAGGGGCAGTTCTGCTTGCCCTGCTATCCGCTGCCCGAGGTGCACGATCCGACCGGGGCCGGAGACAGCTTCGCCGGCGGGCTAATCGGCTTCCTGTCCTGGCTCGGAACGACCGACGAGCCCTCGCTGCGACAGGCTCTTGCCTGCGGCACCGTGCTGGCTTCGGCTTGCGTGCAGGAGTTCTCGCTCGAGGGGCTGCACCGGCTCACGGTCGGCGACCTGTACCAGCGCTACCAGCAGCTCCGCCACATGACCGAGTTCTGCGATCTGCCGTCGGTCGGATAG
- a CDS encoding sugar phosphate isomerase/epimerase family protein encodes MRTCLNLVTLQRGFDTLQGLDVAARAGFGGVGIWADSLESQASPVHYAKQVAKAAADTGVRVEEMCFVGGWMWAEGEARQKALEAIRRRVEIAAAAGCPLVIACASGGTGELAAAAEDFRQVCEIGREQGISLALEYIGAFPQIKDIPSGLEVVRAADHPNGKLLIDIFHTFRGGSTAEDFKLPQGKEVGLVHMNDVPAGDLSQMNDSHRVMPGAGVLPLTECLTNLQANGYDSALSVEVFSQDWWQRPPEETAAAAFAGLGKVTPA; translated from the coding sequence ATGCGCACGTGCCTGAACTTGGTAACACTGCAACGCGGCTTCGACACACTGCAGGGCCTTGACGTCGCAGCAAGAGCTGGCTTCGGCGGCGTCGGCATCTGGGCCGACAGTCTCGAGAGCCAGGCCTCGCCGGTGCACTATGCAAAGCAGGTGGCCAAGGCGGCTGCCGATACCGGCGTACGGGTCGAGGAGATGTGCTTCGTCGGTGGCTGGATGTGGGCCGAAGGTGAGGCCCGGCAGAAGGCCCTCGAAGCGATCCGCCGACGGGTCGAGATCGCTGCGGCGGCTGGTTGTCCACTGGTCATCGCCTGCGCCTCGGGCGGCACCGGTGAGCTCGCTGCCGCTGCCGAGGACTTCCGACAGGTCTGCGAGATCGGCCGCGAGCAGGGCATCTCCCTTGCCCTGGAGTACATCGGCGCCTTCCCGCAGATCAAGGATATCCCCTCCGGGCTCGAGGTCGTCCGGGCTGCTGATCATCCCAACGGGAAGCTCCTCATCGACATCTTCCACACCTTCCGGGGTGGCTCGACGGCGGAGGACTTCAAGCTCCCGCAGGGCAAGGAGGTCGGGCTGGTGCATATGAACGATGTGCCCGCCGGTGACCTCAGCCAGATGAACGACTCGCACCGGGTCATGCCGGGAGCCGGGGTCCTGCCGCTGACCGAGTGCCTCACCAATCTCCAGGCGAACGGGTATGACAGCGCCCTGTCGGTGGAGGTCTTCAGTCAGGACTGGTGGCAGCGTCCACCTGAGGAGACCGCCGCAGCGGCCTTTGCGGGCCTGGGTAAGGTCACCCCTGCCTGA